The Sulfurospirillum halorespirans DSM 13726 genome has a window encoding:
- a CDS encoding ABC transporter substrate-binding protein, with protein MKILWLVALLISSHLYALEIEDQNGNKIIFDKPFKRVISLYPAHTDLIDDLGAGALLIGVSIDLDNPDKFKDIPTYSYYDNAEKFISAKPDLILIRPMIANKFKGMIDLLKSRGIEVVSLQPSTYQELPTYWNKIGKLVGKEEASTRYVESFENEVAKIKAKVASIPSENKKGLFFETRHKDFLTTSPGSMPYTIIEILGVKNIAKDAKSIRNGSTVAPYEIEKILSHAQDIDVYIAQNGAMNRVSEEDIYNTPGFKAINAIKNKHVYLIPEEIVSRPTKKLLDGMWALGQIIYPNYFKERI; from the coding sequence ATGAAAATATTATGGTTAGTGGCTTTGCTGATATCAAGCCATCTTTATGCGCTAGAAATTGAAGATCAGAATGGAAACAAAATTATTTTTGACAAACCTTTTAAACGTGTTATCTCTTTATATCCTGCACATACAGATCTTATCGATGATTTAGGAGCAGGAGCATTATTAATAGGTGTTTCTATTGATTTAGATAATCCTGATAAATTCAAAGATATACCTACGTACTCCTATTATGATAATGCAGAAAAGTTCATTAGTGCAAAGCCTGATCTTATCTTGATTCGACCAATGATTGCCAATAAATTCAAAGGTATGATAGACCTTTTAAAATCACGAGGAATTGAAGTTGTTTCACTCCAACCTTCAACCTACCAAGAGTTACCAACGTATTGGAATAAGATTGGAAAATTAGTAGGAAAAGAAGAAGCTTCCACTCGATATGTAGAATCTTTTGAGAATGAAGTTGCAAAGATTAAAGCTAAGGTAGCTTCCATTCCTAGTGAAAATAAAAAAGGACTTTTCTTTGAAACGCGTCATAAAGATTTTTTGACAACCAGTCCTGGAAGTATGCCTTATACAATCATTGAGATTTTAGGTGTAAAAAATATTGCGAAAGATGCTAAATCAATCAGAAATGGTTCCACTGTTGCGCCCTATGAGATTGAAAAAATTCTTTCTCATGCGCAGGATATTGATGTTTATATCGCACAGAATGGAGCGATGAACCGTGTTAGTGAAGAAGATATTTATAATACACCTGGTTTTAAAGCAATTAATGCCATCAAAAATAAACACGTCTATTTAATTCCTGAAGAGATCGTTTCAAGGCCCACAAAAAAATTGCTTGACGGAATGTGGGCACTCGGTCAGATTATCTATCCCAATTATTTTAAAGAAAGGATTTAA
- a CDS encoding precorrin-8X methylmutase, with protein sequence MSYERRPMSIEQKSFEIITQEMGSAIDAFDATLQPVVKRVIHTTADFEYTDLLDFSDDAVQSTFDALKSGCKIYCDTNMIVNGLSKVALGKFSCKPYCLVSDEDVSKEAKERGVTRSIVGMEHAAKDPETKIFLIGNAPTALYTLLEMIKSGDCAKPSLIVAVPVGFVGAAESKEEVLKYDVPYIRVRGRKGGSTVAVAILHGLIYQIFQREGI encoded by the coding sequence ATGTCGTATGAAAGACGGCCAATGAGTATTGAACAAAAGAGTTTTGAGATTATTACCCAAGAGATGGGAAGTGCTATTGATGCCTTTGATGCTACGTTGCAACCTGTTGTTAAACGTGTCATTCATACCACGGCTGATTTTGAGTATACCGATCTTTTAGATTTTTCTGATGATGCAGTCCAGAGTACGTTTGATGCCCTCAAAAGTGGATGTAAAATCTATTGTGATACCAATATGATTGTTAATGGCCTCAGTAAAGTTGCCTTAGGGAAATTTTCTTGCAAACCGTACTGCCTTGTGAGTGATGAAGATGTCAGTAAAGAAGCTAAAGAACGTGGTGTTACAAGATCAATTGTAGGCATGGAACATGCGGCAAAAGATCCAGAAACTAAAATATTTTTAATCGGCAATGCCCCAACAGCACTTTATACTCTATTGGAGATGATTAAATCAGGTGATTGTGCAAAACCTTCCCTTATCGTCGCTGTACCTGTTGGATTTGTGGGAGCGGCTGAATCTAAAGAAGAAGTTCTAAAATATGATGTTCCTTATATTCGAGTAAGAGGTAGAAAAGGTGGAAGTACGGTTGCCGTTGCTATTTTACACGGTCTTATCTACCAAATTTTTCAAAGAGAAGGCATCTAA
- a CDS encoding FecCD family ABC transporter permease produces MASKTHFLSSDTKFLVWTLGGILLTLSGVIAFAGMGYIDIPFFDVCKIMIGSKENVIGSTEWFVVHDIRLPRILTAILTGVALSLSGLVFQGVLLNPLADPYTLGISSGASFGAALALLLGLSGVMIQGSAFFFAIISLGIVLRLATFEGRIIPVSLILSGVIIGAFFSAGLSFSKYLAGDEIASIFFWLLGSFQGKTWMEVMILLAVVSFGSMVIYFYAEEINILSLGEKNASSMGVDTHRVRLILLVVASLMSSVTVSICGIIGFVGLIIPHMMRFLVGTDNKKLIIVCSLWGGILLSMADNVSRALLPHEVPIGILTALLGAPFFAIVFRNKMRGKKR; encoded by the coding sequence TTGGCAAGTAAAACACATTTTCTATCATCCGACACCAAATTTTTAGTTTGGACGCTTGGTGGAATTTTATTAACGCTTAGTGGCGTGATTGCATTTGCCGGAATGGGATATATCGATATCCCCTTCTTTGATGTCTGTAAAATCATGATAGGCAGTAAAGAAAATGTAATAGGTTCTACGGAGTGGTTTGTCGTGCATGATATACGATTGCCACGTATTTTAACAGCGATTTTAACCGGCGTTGCATTAAGTTTAAGTGGGCTTGTCTTTCAAGGGGTTCTCCTTAACCCTTTGGCAGACCCTTATACTTTAGGTATCTCCTCAGGTGCATCATTTGGTGCCGCATTAGCGTTGTTATTAGGATTGAGTGGCGTGATGATTCAAGGAAGTGCTTTTTTCTTTGCGATAATCAGCCTTGGAATTGTGTTGCGTTTGGCAACGTTTGAAGGGCGCATCATTCCTGTATCGTTGATTCTATCCGGTGTTATCATTGGAGCTTTTTTCTCCGCAGGGCTTAGTTTTTCAAAATACCTAGCAGGGGATGAAATAGCGTCTATTTTCTTTTGGTTATTAGGTAGTTTTCAAGGTAAAACATGGATGGAAGTGATGATTCTTTTGGCTGTTGTTTCCTTTGGCTCTATGGTGATTTACTTTTATGCCGAGGAAATCAATATTTTGTCATTGGGAGAGAAAAATGCTAGCTCAATGGGCGTAGATACACACCGTGTACGTCTTATTTTACTCGTTGTTGCCTCATTGATGTCCTCAGTGACCGTATCTATTTGTGGGATTATCGGTTTTGTGGGATTGATAATCCCTCATATGATGCGATTTTTAGTGGGAACGGACAACAAAAAACTCATCATTGTTTGTTCTTTGTGGGGCGGAATTCTTCTCTCAATGGCTGATAATGTTTCTCGTGCGTTACTTCCACATGAAGTCCCTATTGGGATACTCACAGCGCTTTTAGGTGCACCATTCTTTGCCATAGTTTTTAGAAATAAGATGCGAGGGAAAAAGAGATGA
- a CDS encoding cysteine-rich small domain-containing protein, translated as MSYKFVQNKACEYFPCHKIEEDTTFNCLFCYCPLYALGEQCGGKFTYTKNGIKSCVECDVVHHKDTGYEYVQAKMHYIIKLAVQK; from the coding sequence ATGAGCTATAAATTTGTACAAAATAAAGCGTGTGAGTATTTTCCTTGTCATAAGATAGAAGAGGACACTACCTTTAATTGTCTTTTTTGCTATTGCCCTTTGTATGCTTTGGGTGAGCAGTGTGGCGGAAAATTTACCTATACAAAAAATGGAATCAAAAGTTGTGTGGAATGTGATGTTGTTCATCATAAAGATACGGGCTATGAATACGTCCAAGCGAAAATGCATTACATCATAAAACTGGCAGTACAGAAATGA
- a CDS encoding sirohydrochlorin cobaltochelatase — translation MKKTIMLISMMMIVFIFNGFTLFQNKDKKAILFVNFGTTYNDTRVATIDTLQKKIADTYKDYDVRLAYTSRQIIRKLSERDGIRIDTPEEALKKLKADGYGTVIVQATHIINGEEADYLKREVASLKDDFYVIKLGHPLLTHIKDYELTMKALQLQYSELKADEAVVLIGHGTHHPSTSAYAMIDYFFQDASQNVYFGTVEGFPSYDNVLTRLKKNGIRTVTLMPFLFVAGDHANNDIAGDEEDSWKSMLLKEGFNVNVYLHGLGENEAIQQIFIEHIEHAITNKEIDMKRKKAGYALGK, via the coding sequence ATGAAAAAAACTATAATGCTGATCTCTATGATGATGATAGTGTTTATATTTAATGGGTTTACGCTGTTTCAAAACAAAGACAAAAAAGCGATTCTTTTTGTTAATTTTGGAACGACATATAATGATACAAGAGTCGCTACAATTGATACGTTGCAGAAAAAAATAGCAGATACCTATAAAGACTATGATGTTAGATTGGCGTATACATCAAGACAAATCATTCGAAAACTCAGTGAGCGTGATGGTATTCGAATCGATACGCCCGAAGAGGCTCTTAAAAAGTTAAAAGCTGATGGATACGGTACGGTTATCGTTCAAGCAACGCATATCATTAATGGTGAGGAAGCGGATTATCTTAAACGCGAAGTTGCCTCCCTAAAAGATGATTTCTATGTCATTAAATTAGGTCATCCACTTTTGACGCATATTAAAGATTATGAGTTGACAATGAAGGCGCTTCAGTTGCAATATTCTGAATTAAAGGCAGATGAGGCTGTTGTGCTTATTGGACATGGTACACATCATCCTTCTACCTCTGCGTATGCCATGATTGATTATTTCTTCCAAGACGCATCTCAAAATGTCTATTTTGGAACCGTGGAAGGGTTTCCCTCTTATGACAATGTTCTCACAAGACTTAAGAAAAATGGTATTAGAACAGTAACTTTGATGCCGTTTCTATTTGTAGCAGGCGATCATGCAAACAATGATATTGCCGGTGACGAAGAAGATTCTTGGAAAAGTATGCTTTTAAAAGAGGGTTTTAACGTCAATGTTTATCTTCATGGCTTAGGTGAAAACGAAGCGATTCAACAGATTTTTATTGAGCATATTGAACATGCAATTACGAATAAAGAAATAGATATGAAACGAAAGAAAGCAGGTTATGCACTTGGCAAGTAA
- a CDS encoding ABC transporter ATP-binding protein, with product MSALHVKNLGYKSGSTSILENINLSLEVGKFYGILGPNGSGKTTLLDCLAGLVPKSHGEIEIFNVPCHTYSRKEFAQQIALVPQNFDISFPYKVQEILEMGRYPFKKRMHGLSAKEYALIDQIKDVFELNFLVDKEVTNLSGGEKQRVAFAKALIQDTPILFLDESTSNMDPYFAHFVLKEVQKRTKNEQKTVLAVFHDMNLASRYCDEIIMLKDGGLLEMGTTKKVLTPINIKRLFGIESIAVHDNDKSYIIPV from the coding sequence ATGAGTGCTTTACATGTAAAGAATCTTGGCTATAAAAGTGGGTCTACTTCTATCTTAGAAAACATCAACTTGAGCCTTGAGGTGGGAAAATTCTATGGAATTTTGGGGCCTAATGGCAGTGGTAAAACAACACTATTGGATTGTTTGGCTGGTTTAGTACCAAAATCACATGGTGAGATTGAAATATTTAATGTGCCTTGTCATACCTATTCTCGTAAAGAGTTCGCCCAACAAATAGCACTTGTTCCTCAAAATTTTGATATTTCCTTTCCCTATAAGGTTCAGGAAATCTTAGAAATGGGACGTTATCCCTTTAAAAAAAGAATGCATGGGCTTTCAGCAAAAGAGTATGCCTTAATTGATCAGATTAAGGATGTTTTTGAATTGAACTTTTTGGTAGATAAAGAGGTTACAAACCTCAGTGGTGGAGAAAAGCAACGCGTGGCTTTCGCTAAAGCATTAATTCAAGATACGCCTATTTTATTTCTGGATGAATCAACATCAAACATGGATCCTTATTTTGCACATTTTGTTTTAAAAGAGGTGCAAAAACGAACGAAGAATGAACAAAAAACAGTTCTTGCGGTCTTTCACGATATGAATCTTGCCTCACGTTATTGTGACGAGATCATCATGCTTAAAGATGGAGGACTTTTAGAAATGGGTACTACAAAAAAAGTATTAACACCGATCAATATCAAAAGACTTTTTGGTATCGAAAGTATTGCCGTTCATGATAACGACAAGAGCTATATTATTCCAGTTTAA
- the cbiE gene encoding precorrin-6y C5,15-methyltransferase (decarboxylating) subunit CbiE codes for MLEIIPMLKIHILGMGPGSIDFIAPYVLTCIKDADILIGGKRHFQEIEVEASGKVCQYISSDLLGLVDYIKTNRNKKIAVLVSGDPGFYSFLVYLKKHFSNEELVVIPGLSSMQYMFCKIGLPWQDAVIKSLHGKTFDFIEALNDSGLVGVLTDSAFTPQLIAKELVTHGLGNVLVYVGEELSYAEEKITTMIATQMANNERNFGMNVVVIERTENVSYKR; via the coding sequence ATGTTGGAAATCATACCAATGCTTAAGATTCATATACTTGGAATGGGTCCTGGAAGTATAGATTTTATTGCACCTTATGTGCTGACATGTATAAAGGACGCAGACATACTTATTGGTGGAAAAAGACATTTTCAAGAGATAGAAGTGGAAGCATCAGGAAAAGTCTGTCAATACATAAGTAGTGATTTATTAGGACTTGTGGATTACATCAAAACAAACAGAAATAAAAAAATTGCGGTATTGGTCTCTGGTGACCCAGGATTTTATAGTTTTTTAGTGTATTTAAAAAAGCATTTTAGCAATGAGGAGTTAGTGGTAATACCAGGACTTTCTTCTATGCAGTATATGTTTTGCAAGATTGGGTTACCTTGGCAAGACGCTGTGATTAAAAGTCTTCATGGTAAAACGTTTGATTTTATTGAAGCTTTAAATGATTCTGGACTTGTAGGGGTGCTAACGGATAGTGCTTTTACACCTCAATTGATCGCAAAAGAGTTAGTAACTCACGGACTAGGAAACGTATTAGTATATGTAGGAGAAGAACTTTCTTATGCGGAAGAAAAAATAACAACGATGATAGCAACGCAAATGGCTAATAATGAACGAAATTTTGGCATGAATGTTGTGGTTATTGAAAGGACTGAAAATGTTTCATATAAAAGATAG
- the cobI gene encoding precorrin-2 C(20)-methyltransferase — MSKLIGIGVGVGDPEMLTIKAVNALREADAVILPRANTKTYSTAFEIAKQYMKDDIEKIYADFTTVDDDKLREEDRLLYAKVVNDCIKAGKTVAFITIGDPMTFSTFVYVMELLEKDVEVQTIPGITSFASIAARLNTPLVMGDETLKIVPISKDTDIVKEINSSDNVVFMKVTRNLERLKDAFKKTGNMDNVVLVSNCGKADEKVIYDLENITREDISYFSTILLKKGGLSYV, encoded by the coding sequence ATGTCTAAATTAATAGGAATTGGTGTAGGAGTTGGCGATCCTGAAATGTTAACCATCAAAGCAGTGAATGCTTTAAGAGAAGCAGATGCGGTCATCTTACCAAGGGCTAATACGAAAACGTATAGTACGGCTTTTGAAATTGCAAAGCAGTATATGAAAGATGATATTGAAAAAATCTATGCAGATTTTACAACGGTTGATGATGATAAGCTTAGAGAAGAAGATAGATTACTGTATGCCAAGGTAGTCAATGATTGTATTAAAGCTGGAAAAACAGTAGCGTTTATCACCATTGGTGATCCTATGACGTTTAGTACTTTTGTTTATGTCATGGAACTTTTAGAAAAAGATGTAGAAGTCCAAACTATACCAGGGATAACATCATTTGCTTCCATTGCTGCACGTCTGAATACTCCACTTGTTATGGGTGATGAAACACTCAAAATAGTACCTATTTCAAAAGATACAGATATTGTAAAAGAGATTAATAGCTCTGATAACGTTGTTTTTATGAAAGTTACACGTAACCTTGAACGACTCAAAGATGCTTTTAAAAAAACAGGCAACATGGATAATGTCGTACTTGTTTCTAATTGTGGAAAAGCGGATGAAAAAGTAATTTATGATCTTGAAAATATAACGCGTGAGGATATCTCTTACTTCTCAACCATTCTCCTTAAAAAAGGAGGGCTGAGTTATGTCTAA
- the cobM gene encoding precorrin-4 C(11)-methyltransferase, giving the protein MSKVYFIGAGPGDPELITIKGQRLVREADIIIYAGSLVPIEVIACHKEGAEIYNSASMDLDEVMDITIAGVKEGKSVARVHTGDPSIYGAHREQMDILESHGIDFDVIPGVSSFLASAAALKKEFTLPDVSQTVICTRLEGRTPVPEAESLDKLASHQASMAIFLSVQMIDKVVEKLVLHYPPNTPVAIIQRASWPDQKIVEGTLETIEEKVKEANITKTAQILVGWFMGNEYSKSRLYDKYFTHEYREGMARS; this is encoded by the coding sequence ATGTCTAAAGTTTATTTTATAGGAGCAGGGCCGGGTGATCCTGAACTTATTACTATCAAAGGTCAGCGCCTTGTAAGGGAAGCAGATATCATCATATATGCGGGCTCGCTTGTTCCTATAGAAGTTATTGCATGTCATAAGGAGGGAGCAGAAATTTATAACAGTGCCAGTATGGATTTGGATGAAGTGATGGATATTACTATTGCAGGTGTTAAAGAAGGAAAAAGTGTTGCAAGAGTTCATACAGGAGATCCTTCTATCTATGGGGCTCATCGTGAACAAATGGACATTTTGGAGAGTCATGGTATAGATTTTGATGTCATACCAGGTGTTAGCTCATTTTTAGCATCAGCAGCAGCCCTTAAAAAAGAGTTCACGCTTCCAGATGTATCGCAAACGGTTATTTGCACACGATTAGAAGGTCGCACTCCCGTTCCAGAAGCAGAATCCTTAGATAAATTAGCCTCTCATCAAGCTTCTATGGCTATCTTTTTATCCGTTCAAATGATTGATAAAGTAGTGGAAAAACTTGTGCTTCATTACCCGCCTAATACTCCAGTAGCAATTATTCAGCGTGCTAGTTGGCCGGATCAAAAAATTGTTGAGGGAACGCTTGAGACTATTGAAGAAAAAGTCAAAGAAGCCAATATCACTAAAACAGCGCAAATTCTTGTGGGATGGTTTATGGGAAATGAGTACTCTAAATCTAGGCTATATGACAAGTATTTTACCCATGAATACCGAGAAGGTATGGCACGCTCATGA
- the cbiT gene encoding precorrin-6Y C5,15-methyltransferase (decarboxylating) subunit CbiT, which translates to MFHIKDSEFIRGNVPMTKDEARVVCISKLELDSNSVLIDVGAGTGSVGIEASRYLSSGKVIGIEVNEEANALIEANLKKFDITNYELYKGYAPQELPTIAFDAMFIGGSKGKLGDIFQYFDDHAKVGARLVINAIVLETFTKTLSLMKEYGFHDIEVVSLNISKNRLLGQYNMMMAENPIFILSAKKGEKNV; encoded by the coding sequence ATGTTTCATATAAAAGATAGTGAATTTATTAGGGGCAATGTGCCTATGACAAAAGATGAAGCACGTGTTGTTTGTATATCAAAACTTGAACTTGATAGCAATAGTGTCTTGATTGATGTGGGTGCAGGAACAGGTAGTGTCGGTATAGAGGCTAGTAGGTATTTAAGCTCTGGTAAAGTCATTGGTATAGAAGTTAATGAAGAAGCCAATGCTTTGATAGAAGCAAATCTAAAAAAATTTGACATAACGAATTACGAGTTATACAAAGGTTATGCTCCACAAGAACTACCAACTATTGCCTTCGATGCCATGTTTATTGGTGGCTCTAAAGGGAAACTTGGTGATATATTTCAGTATTTTGATGATCATGCCAAAGTAGGCGCTAGGTTGGTTATTAATGCCATTGTCCTTGAAACTTTTACTAAAACACTTAGTTTGATGAAAGAGTATGGCTTTCATGACATTGAGGTTGTTTCATTAAATATCTCAAAAAATAGATTACTTGGTCAATATAACATGATGATGGCTGAGAATCCTATATTTATTTTAAGTGCGAAAAAAGGAGAAAAAAATGTCTAA
- a CDS encoding histidine phosphatase family protein, with protein sequence MKTEIYLLRHGETGLNRQKVYFGHLDAAMNELGKECIAHVANNFFGPLDVIISSDLERCAESARIFSRSKKIKVTYDQRLRELDFGVFEGRTYASLMEEFPKEAEQFFSGDYDFVIPKGESVKMLFERTYEAFEEIIANHAGKHILISTHGGAIRAILSRYLAGNKKAYWKFAVEHASLTKLVHEDGFVYLEYLGRGEKIQQLAVSTKMKKGA encoded by the coding sequence ATGAAAACAGAAATTTACCTTCTTCGCCATGGAGAGACAGGATTAAATAGGCAAAAAGTTTATTTTGGCCATTTAGATGCTGCTATGAATGAGTTAGGCAAAGAATGTATTGCGCATGTGGCAAATAACTTTTTTGGGCCATTAGATGTGATTATTTCTAGTGATTTGGAGCGTTGTGCCGAGTCAGCAAGAATATTTAGTCGCTCAAAAAAGATTAAGGTCACCTATGATCAGCGTTTACGTGAATTGGACTTTGGTGTCTTTGAAGGACGAACCTATGCGTCATTAATGGAAGAGTTTCCCAAAGAAGCTGAGCAGTTTTTTAGTGGCGATTATGATTTTGTGATACCCAAAGGTGAAAGTGTCAAAATGCTTTTTGAACGCACATATGAAGCGTTTGAAGAAATCATAGCAAACCATGCTGGTAAGCATATTCTTATCTCAACACATGGTGGCGCGATAAGGGCAATTCTTTCTCGCTACCTTGCAGGCAATAAAAAAGCTTACTGGAAGTTTGCCGTTGAACATGCTTCTTTGACAAAGCTCGTCCATGAAGATGGCTTTGTGTACCTGGAATACCTAGGAAGAGGAGAGAAAATTCAACAATTAGCCGTGAGTACAAAGATGAAAAAAGGAGCATGA
- the cbiD gene encoding cobalt-precorrin-5B (C(1))-methyltransferase CbiD, with protein sequence MQKYVIHEGKKLRYGFTTGSSAAAATKAACMLLMNAPLKKTVAITLPTNEILHIPIYTAKKEKELAIVTVIKDGGDDADVTSGLEIGARVSFSEERGIHIKGGEGVGVATKKGLPIGVGEPAINPVPQVMIKQSVIEVIDILKQGIEVEIFVPKGEEIAKRTLNYKLGIHGGISILGSTGIVKPMSEEAYKDSLSIELKAMYQQQDTDTFVFTFGNYGRKFATNNLGLVDENIIIISNFVGFMLEKACEFGIKKILFVGNIGKIVKVAGGIFHTHSRVSDARLEIMAANAIKAGEKLDVIQKILKANTTDEAVEMLNRKDTFDIMAQEIREKCETHVRRSGYELEVAALIYSSEQGELARTDNFYVGNHTNA encoded by the coding sequence ATGCAAAAGTATGTGATTCATGAGGGAAAGAAGCTTCGATACGGTTTTACGACTGGCTCATCCGCTGCAGCTGCTACAAAAGCGGCATGTATGTTATTAATGAATGCGCCTTTAAAAAAAACCGTTGCAATCACTTTACCAACAAATGAAATATTACACATACCTATTTATACGGCAAAGAAAGAAAAAGAGTTGGCAATTGTTACTGTTATTAAAGATGGTGGTGATGATGCAGATGTGACGAGTGGACTAGAAATAGGAGCACGCGTCTCTTTTTCTGAGGAGAGAGGCATTCATATCAAAGGAGGCGAGGGTGTTGGTGTGGCAACTAAAAAAGGCTTACCTATTGGTGTAGGCGAACCCGCTATCAATCCAGTCCCTCAAGTGATGATTAAACAAAGCGTGATTGAGGTGATAGATATTTTAAAGCAAGGGATTGAAGTAGAAATTTTTGTTCCAAAAGGTGAAGAGATTGCCAAGCGAACGCTTAATTATAAATTAGGAATTCACGGGGGTATTTCCATATTGGGATCAACTGGTATCGTTAAACCTATGTCTGAAGAAGCATATAAAGACTCTTTGTCTATTGAGTTAAAAGCAATGTACCAACAGCAAGATACCGATACCTTTGTCTTTACCTTTGGTAATTATGGACGCAAATTTGCCACAAACAATCTTGGATTAGTGGATGAAAATATCATCATTATCAGTAATTTTGTAGGATTTATGTTGGAGAAGGCCTGTGAGTTTGGTATCAAAAAAATACTGTTTGTTGGCAATATCGGAAAGATTGTCAAAGTAGCTGGAGGTATATTTCATACCCATAGTCGCGTATCGGATGCAAGGCTTGAAATTATGGCGGCAAATGCAATAAAAGCAGGAGAAAAACTTGATGTTATTCAAAAAATACTCAAAGCCAATACCACAGATGAAGCAGTGGAAATGTTAAACAGAAAAGATACGTTTGACATAATGGCACAAGAAATACGAGAAAAGTGCGAAACTCATGTGAGACGTAGTGGATATGAGTTAGAGGTGGCTGCATTGATTTATTCAAGTGAACAGGGAGAATTAGCGCGAACGGATAATTTTTATGTTGGAAATCATACCAATGCTTAA
- the cobS gene encoding adenosylcobinamide-GDP ribazoletransferase, whose translation MNGILLLIQFMTRLPVFSKTTYDPIAIGRAIKFFPFVGLLIGLILCAVFMVINPLIDNKLIVALIIVVVEILLTGGLHLDGLSDSFDGLFSYRDKERILEIMKDSCIGVNGALALIVYVVAKILFLSELGWEYIVFIPVVARLNTVLHAGLGRYAREEGMGKSIVDETSIQGVFFAILSVLVIGFILLGLDALWLVVGALSFGFMSLYYIQKRIDGITGDTMGAVLELTSLVVLFIGVLL comes from the coding sequence ATGAACGGGATACTGTTATTAATTCAATTTATGACACGCCTTCCTGTATTTAGTAAAACAACCTATGACCCTATTGCGATTGGGCGTGCTATAAAGTTTTTTCCCTTCGTTGGTTTGCTTATCGGTTTAATTTTATGTGCGGTGTTTATGGTCATCAATCCTTTGATTGACAATAAATTAATTGTTGCCTTAATCATTGTTGTAGTTGAGATTTTACTCACGGGAGGGCTTCATCTTGATGGTTTATCGGACAGTTTTGATGGCTTGTTTAGTTACAGAGATAAAGAGCGCATCTTAGAGATTATGAAAGACTCTTGTATCGGGGTCAATGGGGCGTTAGCGCTTATTGTCTATGTGGTTGCCAAAATTTTATTTCTGAGTGAACTTGGCTGGGAATATATCGTTTTTATACCTGTCGTGGCACGTTTAAATACTGTTCTTCATGCAGGCTTAGGAAGGTATGCAAGAGAAGAAGGCATGGGAAAAAGTATTGTGGATGAAACGAGTATCCAAGGCGTATTTTTTGCCATTTTGAGTGTCTTAGTCATAGGCTTTATCCTCCTAGGTTTAGATGCGCTTTGGCTTGTTGTGGGTGCTTTGAGTTTTGGTTTTATGAGCCTTTATTATATTCAAAAGCGCATTGATGGCATCACAGGTGACACGATGGGAGCAGTATTAGAATTAACATCTTTAGTTGTGTTATTTATAGGAGTACTTTTATGA